The Gemmatimonadaceae bacterium DNA segment GGGCGGCGGCAACGCAGCGATTGCTGCGGTCCTCGCGCCCAGCGGGGGGGCGCCGGCGGTCCAAGCGCTGACCCAGGCGCTTGGCGGTGGCGCGGCAGCGGGCACGTTGGCCGAGGCCTTGGCCACGCTGGGCGCGACGCCGACTCCCACCGCTGCACGGAACGCGATGCTGGCGTACAACGCAGCCATCGATGCCGGCGTGTCGCCGACCTCGCCCGCGATGACGGCGGCGCGCAGTTTCTTCGTCAGTCTCGGCGCGAAGTAGTCGCGAATCGTGCGCCGACTCCTCGCCGCAGTCAGCCTCACACTCGCGGTCTCGACCGCGGTCGAGGCGCAGTTCCTCACCGACGCCGGCTCGCCCCTGGGCGGCGGCGGTGGGGCCAGCGGGTCCGTCGCGAACTATATGCGCGCCGGCGGGATGAACGCCGCCCGCGCCAACTTCCTCGCCGCGCTGCAGAATGCTTCCGGCGCGATGACGGCGACGAACCCCGCGACTGGTCAGCCGGTTGCCGTTCCGCCGGCCACCGCCGCGGCTATTGTCGCCATCCTGAATGGCACCGGCGGCGCGGGTCCCTTGGCGACCGCCCTCGGCGGTTCAGCGCAAGCCGGCACTGCAGCGCAGACCTTCGCCAGCTTCGTGCAGAACCCGACGCCCGCCACGCTCGTTGGCGCCATCGTCGCGTACAACAACCTCGTCGACGCCACCGAGCCGGGGAATCCGAGCGTGCTCGGCCTGCGCGCCGCGATTGTTGCGCTCGGAATGTTCTAGCGCGCGCGGCGCGCTGCGATTGCGCCGTCAGCGGCGCACCGTCAACACTAGTCGCTACGTCGCCGGCCGAGCTTCGCCTCGTGCCGGCGTCGCTAGTTTTCGCGCCGCGCCCAGACCAATCCGAGGCTGACCGTCAGGATCGGCGCGCCCGCGCCGGCGACCACGCCGTCTGAATAGCGTAGCTCGAAGGCCAGGTCCCGCCGCGGCGTGATCGGTGACTGATAGCCGATGCCCAGCACGTAGCCTGTCGACGCTTCCTTCCCCGGATCGCAGTCCGTCGAGTTCTGCCCCGACGCGCCGCAGACCAGCCGCCAGCTCGTCACCGGCCCGAGCAGTCCGTACACCCCCGTGAACGCGCCGCGCGGCATCGACGCACGCAGCAGTGCGCCGAGCTCGACGCTGTTCTCCGAGACCTGATAGCGATCCGTGCCGTCATCGCGCTGGTACTGCATCTGCACGGCCGTCAGCTCAGCGCGCCACGCGAAGGCGCCGCGCAGGTCGCGGTCGTAGCGGATGGCACCCTCGAAGCCCCGGCGGTCGTCGTCGGTGCTGCCCTCTGTGTCGCCGGCGAGGGAGCGGATGCCGGCGGAGAGGGCGAACTGGGCCTGGCTGGCGACTGGAAGGGCGATGAGGAGGATGAGGAGGCGGAGCACTCGTCTGGTGGGAGAGGGGAGGTGGAGAGGGGGGTGAGGGCGGGGAGATGTGAGAGGGGAGAGGGCGGGGAGAGGTGAAAGGAATTCTTCGTTCCTGCCGTCTCCCGTCATCTCTCAAGCTGCAGCGAGTTCATTCTCGTGCTGTGTCATTGCCTACCATCAACGCCTAACTGCGGTGCTGGTGTGCATCGCGGCGGCATCTTCCGTGCTACCCTCGATCGTACGCGGCGAGGTGGGCATTGCGGCGGAATTCTCCGTTCTACCCCCGATCGTACGCGGCGAGCACTTCCTCGCGGCTGACGCTGGCGGCGCCGGACTTTCCGACTTGGATGCCGGCGGCGTAGTTGGCGGTGACGGCGGCTTCGAGGGCGCTGCCGCCCGCAGCGAGCACGGCGGCGAGGTACGCGGTGACGGTGTCGCCGGCGCCCACTACATCGTACACCTCACGCGCGGTGGTGGGAATGCGCTCGACGGCGCCGTTGCGGCTGATCAGTGCCATTCCGTGCTCGCTGAGCGTGAGCAACAGGTGCTGCGCGTCGAGTTGGGTGAGGACGGCGGGCAGCGCGGCGGCGTCCTGCACGTCGACGGAGGCGCCGAGTGCGCCTTCGAGCTCGCGGCGGTTGGGCTTGAAGATGGTGCAGCCGCGGTACTCGAAGAAGTTGCGGAACTTGGGATCCACGACGATGGGCAGTTGCCGCGCAGTGGCGGCGGCGATGGCGGCGCGGATGACCTGCGGGATGAGCACGCCCTTATTGTAGTCCTCGAGAATGAGCGCATCGGCCACGGACACGGCGCGCGCGACGGCGTCGAGCAGGCGGGTGACTTCGTCGCCGGAGAGATCGGCGTCGACTTCTTCGTCCACGCGCACGACCTGCTGGTTGCGCGCGACGACGCGGGTCTTGGTGGTGGTGGGCCGGTCGCAATCGACGAGCCCGCGCGGTTCGGCGCCACGCTCGGCGAGCATCTCGCGGAGCTGCCCGCCGGCGGCGTCGCGCCCGACGGCAGCGACGAGTTCGCAGCGCGCGCCGATGGCGAGCACGTTCTGCGCCACGTTGGCGGCGCCGCCGAGGGCGTACTTGCGCTCGCGCACGCGCACGACGGGCACGGGCGCCTCGGGGGAAATGCGGTCGACGTCGCCCTTGAGGTAGAGGTCGAGCATCGCGTCGCCGACGACGGCGATCCGGGGCGGCTTGGTCGCAATGGATTGCAGGAGCTGCTGGAGCCGCGCGCGGTCGAGATGGGCCTTGGGCATCTGCTAAAGGTGTCGCTTCGCTCGTGGTTCAGGGAGGGGCTCGGCTTTCGTGCTTGGGTCGCGACTTTCGGTGCGCCGGCTTGGGGTTGGTGCGCCGGCGTGGGGTTGGTGCGCCGGCTTGGGATCACAGCACGCCCTTCGGGGCCTGACCTCTGCGCGCACGGCCCCTACGGGCGTGCTGTGCTCCCAAGCCTGAGTTGCTCTCGCCTGGCCGGAGATATTTCCTGCCGCCCCTCTCAAGCCTCGGCGCGGTGGGAGACCGCGGCGTCCGAAGGGGCCGTGCGCGAAGCGGTCAGGCCCCGCAGGACGTCGCGGGCTCCCGCCGCTCGCGCGAAAGCGAAAGCCCAGCCGTACAGAGCGGGCTGACCCAGCTCGCGCCGAGCGAGCGATGCGCCCAACTTGTGCCGATGCACGCCCAGCCTTCCAGGCAACTCGTCGTTGCCGTCCTTGCACTCGCGGTGCTCGGGATCTCCATCTCCGGCCCGCTCGCGCGGCTCGCCGACGCGCCACCGCTCGCGATCGCCGTGTGGCGCCTCGCGCTCTCGCTCTGCATCGTCGCCGTGCCGTTGCTCGGCACCGGCCGTTGGCGCGAGTGGCGCGGGCTCGCCGGGCGCGACCTCGCCATCGCGATGGGCGCCGGGGCCTTCCTCGCGCTGCACTTCTGGAGCTGGATCGCCTCGCTCGGCCTCACCAGCGTCGCCGCCAGCGTGCTGCTCGTGAACCTGCATCCTGTCGTCATCGTGATCGGCTCGGCGCTGTGGCTGCGCGAGCATCCGACGCGCACGCAGCTGATCGGCATCGGCATCGCCGTCGTCGGCGCCGCATACGTCGCACTCGGCGGCGCGGCGAGTGATGTGGCGCTCGGCGACGCGACGCTCGCCCGCGCCACTCTCGGCAACGGCCTCGCCCTGCTCGGCGCCGTCACCGTCGGTCTCTACTACCTCGCCGGCCGCAGTCTCCGCCAACGCCTCTCGCTGTGGCCGTACGTCGGACTCGTGTACGGCTGCTGCCTCGTCGTGCTGCTCCTGCTCGCCGCGTTCACCCGCACGGCGCTCTGGCCCTTCGCGCCGCGCGAACTCACGCTCTTCGCGCTCATTGCCTTCGGCCCGATGCTCGCCGGCCACACCGGATTCAACTGGGCGCTGCGGTATGTGCCGGCGTATGTGGTGAGTCTGTGTCTGCTGGCGGAGCCGGTGGGGGCGGGGCTGATTGCGGCGGTGATGCCGGGGGTGCGGGAGGTGCCGGCGGGGTCCGTCGTGGTGGGAGGGGTTGTGGTGCTCTTGGGGGTTGGGGTCGGGTTGTACGCTGGGAAACGGGAGGCGGGAGGGGGGTGACGGCAGGGAGATGGGAGACGAGAGAGGGCCGGGTCAGGGGAGAGGGTCGGGAGAAGGGCTCCTCTCCCGACCTTCTGCCATCTCTCAGCCATCTCCCCTGTCCCACCTCCCCGCCATCACCCACCTCACCGTCTCCCCTCTACCTTTATCGGACCAATGATTAAGCCTCCCGCCTCCGTGCAATCCCTGACGCGCACCCTCGAACAGGCCGGCCACGCCGCCTGGTGCGTCGGCGGCGCCGTGCGTGATGCCCTCCTTGGCATCGAGACGCTCGACTGGGATCTCGCCACAAGCGCGCGGCCGGAGCAGGTGCAGAAGCTCTTCAAGCGCACCATCCCCGTCGGCATTCAGTTCGGCACGGTCGGCGTGCTCGATCGCGATGGCGTGTTGCACGAGGTCACGACCTTCCGGCACGATGTCGAGACAGACGGCCGGCACGCGGTGGTGAAATTCGGCGCCTCGCTCGAGGAAGATCTCGCGCGCCGCGACTTCACCATCAATGCGATCGCGGTGCACGCCGAGCGTCTTGAGATGCGCGATCCCTTCGATGGGCGCGGCGACCTGGAGCGACGCGTCGTGCGCTGCGTGGGTGATGCCGCCGAGCGGATGCGTGAGGATCGGCTGCGCGCGCTGCGGGCGCTGCGATTCGCTGGGCGCTTCGACTTCAGCATCGAGCCCGCGACCTGGAGCGCCATCGTCGAGAGCGCGCCGCATCTCGGGCGGCTGTCGATGGAGCGCGTGAAGCAGGAGCTTGAGAAAGTGATGGAGCAGGTGGCGCGCCCCGCCGCGACGATAGAGCGCTATCGCGAGGCCGGCATCCTCCGTGCGCTGGTGCCCGCCATCGCCGATGCGCCCGCCGCGCGCTTCGCCGCGCTCGATTACCTCGCGCGCCCCGGCCTCACGCGGCGTCCCGACCGCCGGATGCTGCGTCTCGCAGCGCTGTTCATCGAACCCGGCGTGACGCCGCCCAAGCAGCTCGAGGCCACGCTCAAGGCCCTCAAATTCAGCAACGTCGAAGCCCGCGCCGCTGTGACGCTCGCCGAGGCCGCCGGCCGCGTGAGTCTCGCGCGCCTGCGCGAACTCGCGGCGGCGCTGCAGCAGTCCGCCACCGCGCCCACTAGCGAAGCGGCAGTCGAGCTGCGCAAGATCATCGCGCAGGCCGGTCGCCTGATGGTCCCCGGCCTCACGCGCATCCTGTGGGCGCGCGCCAAGGCCGAGGGCGCCACCGCCGCCGACGGACTCGCCGGACTCGGCCTCTACCGCCGCGCGCTGCGCAGCGCCTTCACCGACCCCCTCAGCATCGCCGACCTCGCCGTCGACGGCGAGGACCTGCAATCGGCAGGCATCCCCCCCGGCAAGCCACTCGGCGACGCGCTCAAGGCGCTGCTCGAGTGGGTGCTCCAGGACCCCTCGCGCAACCAGCGCGATGAACTGCTCGCGCGCGCGAGGGAACTCGCGAGCGCGAAATAGCACACCTGGGCGGGAGTCGCGCGAGCAAAGCAGCAGCAGCAGCGCGCGAAGGGAAGGAGTAGCCCACGACGAGCCTGCGGGCAGGGTAGCGTAGCGCCCAAGCCTGCAAGCGAAGGAGACCCCACGCCCGTAGGGGCCGTGCGCGAAGAGGTCAGGCCCCGAAGGGCGTGGGGTCTCGTGAGCGCCCAGCGCCGAGAAGTGGGGTCTCGTGAGCGCCCAGCGCCGAGAAGTGGGGTCTCGTGAGCGACCCCCTCTCCCCGCGCGCCGCATTACCTTGCGAGCAATGCACGCGCTCAGCCTCGATGTCGAGATCACCCGCGGCGAGACCGTCGAGTCGCGCCACCGCGTTCACGCCGCCGTGATCGGCGCCGACGACGTCCTGATCGCCGCCGCCCGCGACTCCGCGCTCGTTTCGATGTGGCGCTCCTGCGCCAAGCCCTTCCAAGTCCTTCCGCTGCTCGCCAGCGGCGGCTTCGAGCAGCTCGGCTGGGGCCACGAAGAACTCGCCCTCGCCTGCGCCTCCCACGGCGCCGAGCCCGAGCACGTTGCCGTCGCCTCGCGGATGCTCTCTAGCCTCGGTCTCGAAGAAGGCGACCTCGCCTGCGGTCCGCACGAACCTCTCTCGCAGCGCGGCGCCCGTCTGCTACGCGAGAGCGGCGCCGCACCGACGCGCCTGCACAACAACTGCTCCGGCAAGCACGCCGCGATGCTCGCGCGCGCCAAGACCGCCGGTTGGTCCATCAAGGGCTACGAGCAGAGCGATCACCCCGTCCAGCTCAGCTGCCTCGGCGAGGTCTCGGCGTGGAGCGGCATCCCGCTCGATGATATGCCGCTCGGCGTGGACGGCTGCGGCGTCGCGGTGATGGCGTTGCCGCTGGACCGGATGGCCCTCGCCTACGCGCGTTGGGGTCGCGCGGTGTACGCCGGCGACGAACTCCCGGCGCGCACCGCGGCTGCCATCCGCAAGCATCCGCACTTGCTCGGCGGCACCGATCGCTTCGACACCGTGATGCTCGAGGAGACCAAGGGCGGCGTGATCACGAAGGTCGGCGCCGAGGGCGTGCACTCGGTGGCCGTGCCGTCGCTGGGCATCGGGATGGCGATCAAGGTCGAGGACGGCGCGCAGCGGGCGCAGTATGTCGCGGTGCTGCGCGCGCTGCAGCAGCTGAGCGTGTTGCCGAGCGAGTTGCCGCCGCGTTTGGCGGAGTTCGTGGAGCGCCAGGTGAAGAATACGCGCGGGGAGGTCGTGGGCAGCGTGCGAAGCCGTGGGGCGACGGCGTGAGCGACGCACTCACGCCCGAGGTCGCCGCCTTGGTGCGCCTCTCCGCGCGAATCGCGATCGGCAGCGAGTTCGAGATCCGCGCCGGCTGCGCCGAGGTCGTCGCCGCCGAGGTGCCGACGCCGTGGGTGGAGGAGTGCATCCTCCAGAGCTACCTGATGGCCGGCTTCCCGCGCACGCTCAACGCGATGCGCGAGTGGCGCCGCGTCAGCGGCGTCGAGGCCCCGGAGCCTGAAGAGATTCCCGAGCCGAGCCTGTGGCGCTGGCGTCAGCAGGGAGAACAGACCTGCGAGATCGTCTACGGCAAGTTCTACACGAAGCTCCGCGAGAACATCGCGCATCTGCATCCCGCACTCGACGAGTGGATGATCGTCGAAGGCTACGGCAAGATCCTCTCGCGCCCGGGCTTAGAGCTCAAGCTACGCGAGCTCTGCATCGTCGCCGCCTGCGCCGCGATGGGGCAGGACCGGCAACTGCACTCGCATCTGCACGGCGCGGTGAACGCGGGGGCGACAGGCGCGGAGGTCGCGGGGACGCTCGCGGCGATTGAGGGGCTGGTCGAGGAGGCGCATCTGTTGCGCGCTCGACTGCTGTGGGCGCGGGTTCACGGAAAGGCTTGAACGGGCGGGGAGGAGGGAGGGGGAGAGGAGGGAGAGGGCGGGGAGAGGGGAGAAGGACGATGGCTGAGAGACGGCAGAAGGTCGGGAGATGGGCGCCCTCTCCCAACCATCCGCCCTCTCCCAACCATCTCCCCTCTCCCAACCATCTCCCCTCTCCCGTCCACCCGCCGTCACCCACCTCCCATCTCCCAGCTCCCAGCCGTCGAGCGCAACGAATCGATGCTGCCGCCGCCGTGAACCCGCTAGATTTCCCAGCCAATGTTTATAGACCTAGTGACCGCCCGAGTCACCGCCGGCACCGGCGGCTCCGGCTGCACGTCGTTCCGCCGCGAGAAGTTCGCGCCGATGGGCGGGCCGGACGGCGGTGACGGAGGCAAGGGCGGCGATGTCATCGTCCGCGGCGACGCCAACCTGAGCACGCTGCTCGACTTCACCTACCGCGACCACTGGGAAGCGGAGCGCGGCGAGCACGGGATGGGGTCGAACAAGACCGGCCGCTCGGGCAAGGATGTCGTCCTGCCGGTGCCGCCTGGCACGGTCATCCGCGACCGCGACACGGGACTGCGACTCGGGGAGATCCTCGAGCACGGGCAGGAGATGGTCGTCGCCAAGGGCGGCCGCGGCGGACGCGGGAACACGTTCTTCGCCACCGCGACGCACCAGGCGCCGCGCGAGTGGCAGCCCGGCGAGGAAGGCGAGGTGCGCACGCTCGAACTCGAGCTCAAGCTCATCGCCGACATCGGCCTCGTCGGTCAGCCAAATGCCGGCAAGAGCACGCTGCTGAGCGTCATCTCGGCGGCCCGCCCCAAGATCGCCGACTACCCCTTCACGACCCTCGCCCCCAACCTCGGCGTCGTGCAGCTATCGGATTCGCGAACGTTCGTGGTCGCGGACATTCCCGGAATCATTGAAGGGGCACATACCGGCAAGGGCCTCGGGCTCCAGTTCCTGCGGCACATCGAGCGCACGCGCATCCTCGCCTTCCTGATCCCCATCGACGCGATGGACTGGCAGGCCGAGTACGACCAGCTGCGCAGCGAGGTCCGCAGCCACTCCGAGGAGCTGGCCCGCAAGCCGCACTGCGTGGTCTTCACCAAGCTCGACCTGCTCGGTGAGGACTATGTACCTGAGATCGAGGCGCCGGAGGCGTTCGGAGTGTGGTCCATCTCCGCTGCCGGCCGGATTGGGCTGGACCAGCTCAAGGCCAACTGGTGGAGCCGGCTCCTAGAGCTCCGGAAGGCCGCCGGCCTAGTGCCCACCGAGGGCTGACGCGGTGCCTGCGGCGGCCCAGCGGACCCCTCGGTGGATCCCGGCTGCCGCCCTGCCTCAGCCCTTAAGCGATCTTTCGACACCACCGGCGGGATTGTGGTGCCTCGGGGACGCCGAGGGCGTCTTGGGCGAACCTGAGCGCCTCGTTTCGATTGTAGGGACCCGCGACGCCTCGGCCTACGGAGAGCGAATGGCCGCGCGGCTGGCGGCTGGGGCGGCCCGGGAGGGGCTCGTGGTGGTCAGCGGCTTGGCCCGGGGAATTGATGCCGTGGCGCACCGGGCGGCTATCGAGGCAGGCGGCCGGACTGTGGCCATCCTGGGTACCGGAGTCGACGTACCGTACCCAGCAGGTCATCGGGCCCTGCACGAGCTTGTCCAAGACAATGGGGCCGTGCTATCCGAGATGGAGCCCGGTACGAGGGCCTTCCCAGGCTGCTTCCCGCGACGGAATCGGATCATCGCGGCCCTGTCCAAAATGACCCTAGTGGTCGAGGCTGGGCACAAGTCCGGGGCGATGAACACGGCGAGGCTCGCCCACGACATCTACCGGACCATCGCGGCCGTCCCCGGGCAGGCCGACGACCCCCGGGCGATGGGCAGCAACCAGCTCCTGATGGACGGGGCCAGCCTTGTCCGGGATGTGGAAGATCTGTTGATTGCCTTTGGGTTATCCACATCGAGGCTGCACAAAGGAGATCAATTGGATGCCGACCGGGCTGGTGTAAGAATCCCCGTACACCCAGATGACCTCGTAATCCTACGAGCCCTCGGCGGGGCGGCGGTCCCGGCCCAAGCGCTCGCGGAAAGAGTTGGTATGTCAGTACGGCAGGTATCTGAGAGGCTGCTAAGGCTGGAGCTATGCGGCCTGGCCGTGGTGGAGGGTGGGGGCTACCGGGCCGGTGATCCGCGCGTCGCAGTAAGGCTACAGCAACACGCCAGCACTGGCGCGTGAGCTGTTTCGACTCGATCAAGAGGTCGGCGATACCTGCCCAGTAAGGCCCTCTGAATGACTCCACATATTATCGTAAGTATCGCATTAACTAACCACGTTAAGATATTGAAAAATAAGGATATGATAATTTACTTTAAGTTATTATCATTCCGTGGATTGGCGTCCAGTGCGAATGTCAGAGGGGTGGCGATGGCTCACCTGCTCCGGTCCGGCCGTTGACCTCCTGGCCTCACCTCTACCTGCACGTACCGTTCTGCGGGCGTCGCTGCTCCTACTGCGACTTCGCGATTGCCGTGCGGCGGGAGGTTCCGGTCTCCGAGTTCATTGACGCCATAATGGCTGAGTTCGTCACGCGCCGGATTTCGCTCAACGCCGGCCTACTCAGGACCATCTATTTCGGCGGCGGGACGCCATCCAAGCTCGGCGGAGAAGGAGTCGCCAGACTTCTCCACGGAATTCGCGAACTGGCCGGTGTTGGCAAGTTTTCCACATCCGTGGACGCCCTCGAGATCACCATCGAGGCCAATCCCGAGGACGTTTCGGCGGAATCTGCCGCGGCCTGGGTGGCTGCGGGGGTGAACCGGGTGTCGCTGGGGGTCCAGAGCTTCGAGCCAGCCGTGCTTCAATGGATGCACCGGGAGCACCCCCCGACCCGGGCCGCCGAGGCCGTCCGCGAGCTCAGGGCGGCTGGGGTGCAGGAGATCTCCGCAGACCTCATATTCTCGGTCCCGGAGGCACTGGGCAGAAGTTGGACAACCGATCTCGAGCGGGTCCTAGAGTTGGACGTCGAACACCTCTCCCTGTACGGCCTGACCGTCGAACCCAAGACCCCGCTAGGCCGTTGGACCGCCCGCGGCGAGGTGCAGGAGGCGCCCGAGGAGCGTTACGAAGCCGAGTTCCTCGAGGCCCACGAGCGCTTGGGCGAGGCCGGGTACGAACATTACGAGGTCTCCAACTACGCCCGTCCTGGCAAGCGGGCCCGGCACAACTCGGCGTACTGGACGGGGGCTTCGTATCTCGGGATTGGGCCCTCGGCGCACGGGTTTGACGGGAGGGAGCGGCGCTGGAACCTGCCGGCCTACGCGGAGTGGCTTCGGGAGGTGCGGGCGGGGCGGGATCCGGTGGGCGGGCGGGAGGTGCTCGGAGGTCAGAAGCTGGGCGGGGGGAAGGAACTGGCCGGGGGCCACGATCCAACCCTAGGAAAGGAGCCCGTCCGGACCGCGGGCTCCTCGCGTCCTCCCCAGACGGGTCTCGAACCCGCCGAGCGGATCTACCTCGGACTCCGCACAATCGACGGGCTGCCTATCCGTGAAAACGAACTAAAGAAGGTTACTTCGTGGATCGGCGAAGGCTGGGCTACTCTCGACGGCGACCGACTTCGGCTCACGCCGCGGGGCTGGCTACGCCTCGACGCGCTCGCCGCCGCGCTCCTCGACGCTTGACTTGTATGCCAAGTCCTTTCTAATCTTGGACTTATGGCCAACGCCGAGCTCTCCGATCGCGAACGCCAGGTCCTCGAGGCCGTGATTCGCTCCTACGTGGAGACCGCCGAGCCGGCGGGCTCCCGTACGATCAGTCGGCGCTTCGGGCTGGGCGTGTCTCCGGCCACCATCCGCAATACGATGGCTGACCTGGAGGAGAAAGGCTTCCTCTTCCACCCGCACACCTCGGCGGGCCGCATCCCGACGGACAAGGCCTATCGCTTCTATGTAGATGGGCTGATGCACCTGGACCGCCCGCTGCCGCTGCAGGAGCGTGAGCGCCTGGCGGAGGAGATCGGCGAGCGGGGCTCGGCGATTGAGACGATCCTCAGGCGCGCGGCCCAATCCCTGGGCGTGCTTACACAGGAACTCGGCGTCGCCCTCGGCCCGCGCCTCGACCAGACGGTGCTCACGAAGCTCGAGTTGGTGCGGATGAGCACGGAGCGCTTGATCTTGGTGCTGACGCTGCGGGGCGGGGCGGTGCGCACGATCTTCATCGAGATCGCCGGTGAGATCGCGGACAACGCCATCGCCGAAGTGCAGCAGGTGCTCAACGAACGCCTCGCGGGCCACTCGCTCGCCGAGATCCGCGCCAGCCTCGCCGCGCGCTTGCGTGACGTCGTGGCGCCGGGCGGCGCGACGGAGTTGCTGAACATCTTCGTGCAGGAGGGCGAACAGCTCTTCGACGTCGCCGCGGCGGCGGACGAGGAGAGCGTGCTGCTCGGCCAGGCCTCAGTGCTCGCGGAGAAGCCGGAGTTCGCGAGTGGCGATCGGCTGCGGCAGCTGATCGCGCTCACGGAGACGCGCACGCAACTGGCGGGGCTGCTCCGCCAGCGCGCGGCGCAGCCGGGCGTGTCGATCACGATCGGTGACGAGCACGGCGTGGGGTTGCTCGGGGGACTCACGCTGGTGACGGCGGAGTACCGGGCGGGGTCGCTGACGGGGGTGATTGGGGTGATTGGGCCGACGCGGATGCCTTATGAGAAGGTTATTGCTTTGGTGTCCCATACGTCTTCGTTGGTTACGGATTTGCTTGCTTAGATGGTGGGGGAGGGGAGATGGGAGGGGGGTGACGGCGGGGAGAGGGGAAAGGGGAGAGGGTTGGGAGAGGGGAGAGGGTTGGGAGAGGGGAGAGGGTTGGGAGAGGGTTTCTTATATCCGCTTGAAGTCGCGGTTGGTGGTGCGGCGTTGGCTTTCGATCAAGCGCAGGAGCATTGCGCGCACCTTCGACAGAAGGGATTGGCGGTGGGTGTGGTGCGCTTCGGGGATTACGTCGGCGGCGGCGATGTACCAGGTGATGGCCTCGCGGGCTGAGCCGAGGGCGTAGCTGAAGAATCGAATGCGATCGGCGCTGCCGGCGCGGCTGTAGCCCTCGGCGAGGTTGGCGCTCACGGAGCCGACGGCGCGCTCAAGTTGGTCGGCGATGCCGCCGCGATATCGCGCGCGCAGGGCGCGTGCGTCCTCCTTCGCGCAGTGGAGGATGAAGAGCGCGGCACGGTACACGTGCAGCTTCCATAGGAGATCCTGCCGCAAGGCCTCGGGGCAGGCGAGCTCCCACGCTTCCTGCGAGGGTGGCAGGTCGGTGTGGAACGAGGATTGCTTAGGCATAGCCGAGCATATCCCCTCTCCCCTCTCCCTGAATCATCTCCCCATCTCCCCCCTCACCACCATCTCCCCTCTCCCCAAATCATCTCCCCTCTCCCAACCATCTCCCCTCTCACATCTCCCCGCCGCCACCCACCTCCCCACCTCCCGTCTCCCACTAGTTTTACGCTCAAATGGCCGATTACTACGCAACCCTCGGACTCCCCAAATCCGCCTCCGACGACGACATCAAGTCCGCGTATCGGAAACTGGCGACCAAGTTCCATCCC contains these protein-coding regions:
- the hrcA gene encoding heat-inducible transcription repressor HrcA — translated: MANAELSDRERQVLEAVIRSYVETAEPAGSRTISRRFGLGVSPATIRNTMADLEEKGFLFHPHTSAGRIPTDKAYRFYVDGLMHLDRPLPLQERERLAEEIGERGSAIETILRRAAQSLGVLTQELGVALGPRLDQTVLTKLELVRMSTERLILVLTLRGGAVRTIFIEIAGEIADNAIAEVQQVLNERLAGHSLAEIRASLAARLRDVVAPGGATELLNIFVQEGEQLFDVAAAADEESVLLGQASVLAEKPEFASGDRLRQLIALTETRTQLAGLLRQRAAQPGVSITIGDEHGVGLLGGLTLVTAEYRAGSLTGVIGVIGPTRMPYEKVIALVSHTSSLVTDLLA
- a CDS encoding DMT family transporter, producing MHAQPSRQLVVAVLALAVLGISISGPLARLADAPPLAIAVWRLALSLCIVAVPLLGTGRWREWRGLAGRDLAIAMGAGAFLALHFWSWIASLGLTSVAASVLLVNLHPVVIVIGSALWLREHPTRTQLIGIGIAVVGAAYVALGGAASDVALGDATLARATLGNGLALLGAVTVGLYYLAGRSLRQRLSLWPYVGLVYGCCLVVLLLLAAFTRTALWPFAPRELTLFALIAFGPMLAGHTGFNWALRYVPAYVVSLCLLAEPVGAGLIAAVMPGVREVPAGSVVVGGVVVLLGVGVGLYAGKREAGGG
- the obgE gene encoding GTPase ObgE, whose product is MFIDLVTARVTAGTGGSGCTSFRREKFAPMGGPDGGDGGKGGDVIVRGDANLSTLLDFTYRDHWEAERGEHGMGSNKTGRSGKDVVLPVPPGTVIRDRDTGLRLGEILEHGQEMVVAKGGRGGRGNTFFATATHQAPREWQPGEEGEVRTLELELKLIADIGLVGQPNAGKSTLLSVISAARPKIADYPFTTLAPNLGVVQLSDSRTFVVADIPGIIEGAHTGKGLGLQFLRHIERTRILAFLIPIDAMDWQAEYDQLRSEVRSHSEELARKPHCVVFTKLDLLGEDYVPEIEAPEAFGVWSISAAGRIGLDQLKANWWSRLLELRKAAGLVPTEG
- the hemW gene encoding radical SAM family heme chaperone HemW, with the protein product MTSWPHLYLHVPFCGRRCSYCDFAIAVRREVPVSEFIDAIMAEFVTRRISLNAGLLRTIYFGGGTPSKLGGEGVARLLHGIRELAGVGKFSTSVDALEITIEANPEDVSAESAAAWVAAGVNRVSLGVQSFEPAVLQWMHREHPPTRAAEAVRELRAAGVQEISADLIFSVPEALGRSWTTDLERVLELDVEHLSLYGLTVEPKTPLGRWTARGEVQEAPEERYEAEFLEAHERLGEAGYEHYEVSNYARPGKRARHNSAYWTGASYLGIGPSAHGFDGRERRWNLPAYAEWLREVRAGRDPVGGREVLGGQKLGGGKELAGGHDPTLGKEPVRTAGSSRPPQTGLEPAERIYLGLRTIDGLPIRENELKKVTSWIGEGWATLDGDRLRLTPRGWLRLDALAAALLDA
- a CDS encoding D-glycero-beta-D-manno-heptose-7-phosphate kinase, which codes for MPKAHLDRARLQQLLQSIATKPPRIAVVGDAMLDLYLKGDVDRISPEAPVPVVRVRERKYALGGAANVAQNVLAIGARCELVAAVGRDAAGGQLREMLAERGAEPRGLVDCDRPTTTKTRVVARNQQVVRVDEEVDADLSGDEVTRLLDAVARAVSVADALILEDYNKGVLIPQVIRAAIAAATARQLPIVVDPKFRNFFEYRGCTIFKPNRRELEGALGASVDVQDAAALPAVLTQLDAQHLLLTLSEHGMALISRNGAVERIPTTAREVYDVVGAGDTVTAYLAAVLAAGGSALEAAVTANYAAGIQVGKSGAASVSREEVLAAYDRG
- a CDS encoding carboxymuconolactone decarboxylase family protein, producing the protein MSDALTPEVAALVRLSARIAIGSEFEIRAGCAEVVAAEVPTPWVEECILQSYLMAGFPRTLNAMREWRRVSGVEAPEPEEIPEPSLWRWRQQGEQTCEIVYGKFYTKLRENIAHLHPALDEWMIVEGYGKILSRPGLELKLRELCIVAACAAMGQDRQLHSHLHGAVNAGATGAEVAGTLAAIEGLVEEAHLLRARLLWARVHGKA
- a CDS encoding asparaginase; amino-acid sequence: MHALSLDVEITRGETVESRHRVHAAVIGADDVLIAAARDSALVSMWRSCAKPFQVLPLLASGGFEQLGWGHEELALACASHGAEPEHVAVASRMLSSLGLEEGDLACGPHEPLSQRGARLLRESGAAPTRLHNNCSGKHAAMLARAKTAGWSIKGYEQSDHPVQLSCLGEVSAWSGIPLDDMPLGVDGCGVAVMALPLDRMALAYARWGRAVYAGDELPARTAAAIRKHPHLLGGTDRFDTVMLEETKGGVITKVGAEGVHSVAVPSLGIGMAIKVEDGAQRAQYVAVLRALQQLSVLPSELPPRLAEFVERQVKNTRGEVVGSVRSRGATA
- the dprA gene encoding DNA-processing protein DprA codes for the protein MPAAAQRTPRWIPAAALPQPLSDLSTPPAGLWCLGDAEGVLGEPERLVSIVGTRDASAYGERMAARLAAGAAREGLVVVSGLARGIDAVAHRAAIEAGGRTVAILGTGVDVPYPAGHRALHELVQDNGAVLSEMEPGTRAFPGCFPRRNRIIAALSKMTLVVEAGHKSGAMNTARLAHDIYRTIAAVPGQADDPRAMGSNQLLMDGASLVRDVEDLLIAFGLSTSRLHKGDQLDADRAGVRIPVHPDDLVILRALGGAAVPAQALAERVGMSVRQVSERLLRLELCGLAVVEGGGYRAGDPRVAVRLQQHASTGA